The following coding sequences lie in one Gadus macrocephalus chromosome 1, ASM3116895v1 genomic window:
- the olfml3a gene encoding olfactomedin-like protein 3B, translating into MKPVIVLLVSMAWASTGAQYYQGLIDYLENRLLAIEDRMVLWHEQSHRYHTEMLNFKKLTAEMVDAVGKEHRYLWQDLGAAGDRVERAERELDYLERATSPRACVDPADKVHEQGVWRAGTSKRTREQVEEEEGEWEEVRSEVSDCVDIISSIRSVKILKRVGGAKGVWLRDPRTSKVYVFNGTAGDTVHRFDSLADLSRSPGVERNSSSGGGGDVRLPSAWSGAGTAVYDDYLYHVHRQGSDRRELQVVKYDLLKGVAAATALFPVADSAPVYALNPETAADLAADEHAVWLLFAAGEDEPNVHLAKMDPDTLDTEQMWDTGCPRANAEAAFVACGTVYVVYNTRPASRSRVQCVFDVNGVVVGEEAPLLYFPRRFGAHASLKYNADERQLYAWDDGYQILYRLNLKRKLLGGAGRG; encoded by the exons ATGAAGCCGGTCATTGTTCTGCTTGTGTCTATGGCTTGGGCTTCCACCGGAGCCCAGTACTACCAAGGGCTGATAGACTATCTGGAGAACAGGCTGCTGGCCATAGAG GACCGAATGGTGCTGTGGCACGAGCAGTCCCACCGCTACCACACGGAGATGCTGAACTTCAAGAAACTGACGGCCGAGATGGTGGACGCCGTTGGGAAGGAGCACCGCTACCTATGGCAGGACCTGGGCGCCGCCGGCGACCGCGTAGAGCGCGCCGAGCGGGAGCTGGACTACCTAGAGAGGGCGACATCCCCGCGCGCCTGCGTGGACCCGGCAGATAAGGTGCACGAACAGGGGGTTTGGCGCGCGGGAACGAGCAAGAGGACccgggagcaggtggaggaggaggaaggggagtgggaggaggtgcGCTCCGAAGTCTCTG ACTGCGTTGACATCATCTCCAGCATCCGCTCGGTCAAGATCCTGAagcgggtgggcggggccaaggGCGTGTGGCTGAGGGACCCCCGGACCTCCAAGGTCTACGTGTTCAACGGCACCGCGGGGGACACCGTGCACCGCTTCGACTCCCTGGCGGACCTCTCCAGATCCCCCGGGGTCGAACGTAACAgtagcagcggcggcggcggcgacgtcagACTGCCGTCGGCGTGGAGCGGGGCCGGCACCGCCGTCTACGACGACTACCTCTACCACGTCCACCGGCAGGGCTCGGACCGCCGGGAGCTCCAGGTGGTCAAGTACGACCTGCTGAAGGGCgtggccgccgccaccgccctgTTCCCCGTGGCGGACTCCGCCCCCGTCTACGCCCTCAACCCGGAGACGGCGGCTGATCTGGCGGCGGACGAGCACGCCGTCTGGCTGCTGTTCGCCGCCGGCGAGGACGAGCCAAACGTGCACCTGGCCAAGATGGACCCGGACACGCTGGACACGGAGCAGATGTGGGACACGGGCTGCCCCCGGGCGAACGCCGAGGCCGCCTTCGTGGCGTGCGGGACGGTGTACGTGGTGTACAACACGCGGCCCGCCAGCCGGTCCCGCGTGCAGTGCGTGTTCGACGTGAACGGCGTGGTGGTCGGCGAGGAGGCGCCGCTGCTCTACTTCCCCCGGAGGTTCGGGGCGCACGCCAGCCTGAAGTACAACGCTGACGAGAGGCAGCTGTACGCCTGGGACGACGGGTACCAGATCCTGTACCGGCTCAACCTCAAGAGGAAGCTCCTGGGAGGAGCAGGGCGGGGCTAG